A DNA window from Desulfatibacillum aliphaticivorans DSM 15576 contains the following coding sequences:
- a CDS encoding class I SAM-dependent methyltransferase has product MDNTDWNQVWKEQMAKHKASDGGRDCVAFWSKASTAKIYENSAKATQGPRIAQMLEDLTADNCLRILDIGAGPGILAVPLAKQAELVTAVEPATGMIQRLKEIIQTNNISNLSIVEKRWEDVNLESDLQGPYDAVVCSFALGMDDVRAALEKMAAACNKTVYLYWFAEDVSWNKHYKALYPLLHGREFSSMPDSYVLMNVIRQMGYKPEATPFSYESHSAFSGLEEAVDFYRVRYNVKTDEQEGILRNYLDKVLRTEDGKRILDIRAECSAVRFSVLD; this is encoded by the coding sequence ATGGATAACACAGATTGGAACCAGGTTTGGAAAGAACAAATGGCGAAACACAAGGCTTCGGACGGAGGGCGCGACTGCGTGGCTTTCTGGTCCAAAGCCTCCACAGCCAAGATCTACGAAAACTCGGCCAAAGCAACCCAGGGGCCTCGAATAGCCCAAATGCTTGAAGACCTGACGGCAGACAACTGTCTGAGAATTCTGGATATCGGCGCAGGGCCCGGAATCCTGGCCGTTCCCTTGGCGAAACAAGCGGAGCTTGTCACGGCCGTGGAGCCCGCTACGGGAATGATTCAGCGGTTAAAGGAAATCATTCAGACTAATAATATCTCCAACCTGTCCATAGTGGAGAAGCGTTGGGAGGACGTAAACCTGGAATCCGACCTCCAGGGGCCTTACGATGCGGTGGTTTGCTCCTTCGCCCTGGGCATGGACGACGTAAGGGCCGCTCTCGAGAAGATGGCCGCCGCCTGCAATAAAACAGTTTATCTGTATTGGTTCGCCGAAGACGTCTCCTGGAACAAGCATTACAAGGCATTGTACCCGCTTCTCCACGGCCGGGAGTTTTCCTCCATGCCCGATTCTTACGTGTTGATGAACGTAATCAGGCAAATGGGATACAAACCTGAGGCGACTCCATTTTCCTACGAGAGCCACAGTGCATTTTCCGGGTTGGAGGAAGCCGTGGATTTCTATCGGGTTCGGTATAATGTAAAAACCGATGAGCAGGAGGGCATTCTACGAAATTACCTGGATAAGGTTTTGCGCACGGAGGACGGAAAGCGCATCCTGGATATCCGGGCCGAATGTTCGGCGGTCAGATTTTCCGTTTTGGATTAA
- a CDS encoding metallophosphoesterase family protein, translating to MRIALISDIHGNDIALETVLKDMKSAGGIDQIICLGDVANLGPDPCSVVARLRDVNCPCVLGNHDAFLFDRDLIHQYTEVDYIIEAVDWCRDQLTQDDIDWMGDFHRVLEVLMDKAGSLIAFHGSPLSHMDNILSRTPDAEVDRMIQGLNGEILACGHTHIQMLRQHRGRLIINPGSVGLPFREFLIRNTPQLMDHAEYAIITSENGTLGVESRRVFLDKRAMFEAAKASSNPMRAWLMEEYS from the coding sequence TTGCGCATTGCTCTAATATCTGACATCCACGGTAACGACATCGCCCTGGAAACAGTGCTGAAGGATATGAAGTCCGCGGGCGGCATCGACCAGATTATTTGTCTGGGAGACGTGGCGAACCTTGGGCCGGACCCGTGTTCCGTGGTGGCCAGGCTTCGGGACGTGAACTGTCCTTGCGTTCTGGGGAACCACGACGCCTTTTTATTCGACCGGGACTTGATTCATCAGTACACCGAGGTGGATTACATTATCGAGGCCGTGGATTGGTGCCGGGATCAATTGACCCAGGACGACATAGACTGGATGGGGGATTTCCACCGGGTTCTGGAAGTGCTTATGGATAAAGCCGGAAGCCTGATCGCATTTCACGGCTCTCCTTTGTCCCATATGGATAACATCCTTTCCAGGACTCCGGACGCGGAAGTGGACCGCATGATCCAGGGCCTGAACGGCGAAATCCTGGCCTGCGGGCACACCCATATCCAGATGCTCCGCCAGCACCGGGGCCGGCTGATAATCAACCCCGGCAGCGTGGGCCTGCCTTTCCGGGAGTTTTTGATCCGCAACACCCCGCAGCTCATGGATCACGCGGAATACGCCATTATCACATCTGAAAATGGAACCTTGGGCGTGGAATCCCGCCGTGTTTTCCTGGACAAAAGAGCCATGTTCGAAGCCGCCAAGGCCAGTTCCAACCCCATGCGCGCCTGGCTTATGGAAGAATACTCCTGA
- a CDS encoding GspE/PulE family protein, whose product MEVQKQAKQTRAPKPSYSSSRKRLGEILLSEGVIDLKDLWKALNEQRTTGERIGKILAHRGVDAQDIAKALSNQLDLPMYEGQEPVKDVSGILSSEYLSSRIVFPMSRDGRTIRVLMANPLDTDTISEMGFLFSSSIKPIVATPQQILQLIESTYFVPSEVQSVLDKYDPSQAFELLESLDEEDETQTQDIDKTLDDKPIVRMVNIILYWAVDTDATDIHIEAAEKETLVRYRIDGMLQTRHRFPKKIHQPLISRLKVMADMDIAIRRRPQDGAAKIRIKGRKIDLRLSSLPSQYGEKMVLRLLGNSTKLLTLRELGMSPAMDEQLRTCLHKPQGLILTTGPTGSGKSTTLYASLKEVISEEISVVTVEDPIEYEIPGANQVQVNAKAGVTFANGLRAILRQDPNVIMVGEIRDMETAEIAFRASLTGHLVLSTLHANSSISAVTRLVDMQIKPYLIASSSLAFLGQRLLRRNCQACIEEYEPPVESLERLGILAEKLAGIKYMHGAGCEKCHFSGYSGRIGTYEILMISEEIQELIRQDATEQKILKAATSAGMVTMEEYALEMVAMGITTVEEALRVVPP is encoded by the coding sequence ATGGAAGTGCAAAAACAGGCAAAGCAGACCAGGGCGCCTAAGCCCTCCTATTCCAGCTCCCGAAAAAGGCTGGGGGAAATCCTGCTATCTGAGGGGGTTATAGACCTTAAGGATTTATGGAAGGCGCTGAACGAACAACGCACCACAGGCGAGAGGATAGGAAAAATTCTGGCCCATCGGGGCGTCGATGCGCAGGATATCGCCAAGGCGCTTTCCAATCAATTGGACCTTCCCATGTACGAGGGCCAGGAACCGGTCAAGGACGTGTCCGGCATCCTGTCCTCGGAGTATCTTTCCTCGCGCATTGTATTTCCCATGTCCCGGGACGGCCGTACCATCCGGGTGCTCATGGCCAATCCTTTGGATACGGACACTATCTCCGAAATGGGATTTCTCTTTTCTTCGTCCATTAAGCCCATTGTGGCGACGCCCCAGCAGATATTGCAACTGATCGAATCCACTTATTTCGTGCCCAGCGAGGTCCAGAGCGTCCTGGATAAGTACGATCCCAGCCAGGCCTTTGAACTGCTTGAAAGCCTGGATGAAGAGGACGAAACGCAAACCCAGGATATCGACAAGACCCTGGACGACAAGCCCATTGTACGGATGGTTAATATCATCCTGTATTGGGCGGTGGACACGGACGCAACGGACATCCATATCGAGGCGGCGGAAAAGGAAACCCTGGTCCGGTACCGCATTGACGGCATGCTCCAGACCCGGCACCGCTTTCCCAAAAAGATTCACCAGCCGCTCATCTCCCGTTTAAAGGTTATGGCGGACATGGATATCGCCATCAGAAGGCGCCCTCAGGACGGCGCCGCGAAAATCCGCATCAAAGGCCGAAAGATCGATCTAAGGCTTTCGTCCCTGCCTTCCCAATACGGGGAAAAAATGGTGCTGCGCCTCCTGGGAAACAGCACCAAACTCCTGACCCTCCGGGAACTGGGCATGAGCCCGGCCATGGATGAGCAATTGAGAACCTGCCTGCACAAGCCCCAAGGGCTTATCCTGACCACCGGCCCCACGGGAAGCGGAAAAAGCACCACGCTGTATGCATCGCTTAAAGAGGTTATTTCCGAGGAAATCAGTGTAGTTACGGTGGAAGATCCCATTGAGTATGAAATCCCGGGCGCCAACCAGGTTCAGGTCAATGCCAAGGCCGGGGTCACCTTCGCCAATGGCCTGAGAGCCATATTGCGCCAGGACCCTAACGTGATCATGGTGGGGGAAATACGGGATATGGAAACTGCGGAAATCGCCTTTCGCGCCTCATTGACCGGCCACCTGGTTTTATCCACCCTGCACGCAAACAGCTCCATCTCCGCCGTCACCCGCCTTGTGGACATGCAGATCAAGCCCTACCTGATAGCCTCCTCGTCCCTGGCCTTTTTGGGGCAAAGGCTGCTGCGCCGAAATTGCCAGGCCTGCATCGAGGAATATGAGCCGCCTGTAGAATCCCTGGAAAGGCTGGGAATCCTTGCCGAAAAGCTGGCCGGAATAAAATACATGCATGGCGCAGGCTGTGAAAAATGCCATTTTTCAGGCTACTCAGGCCGGATTGGAACCTATGAAATACTTATGATAAGCGAAGAAATCCAGGAGCTTATCAGGCAGGACGCAACGGAGCAAAAAATCCTCAAGGCGGCAACGTCCGCCGGCATGGTTACCATGGAGGAATACGCCCTGGAGATGGTCGCCATGGGCATTACCACCGTGGAGGAAGCCTTGCGGGTGGTTCCGCCGTAA
- a CDS encoding nuclear transport factor 2 family protein, whose translation MHNSLMEVEQLLYRCCHAVDTGNVPGIMSVFHPDAVLIINWEENGRHEGYEEIKQWFLNYTQVMKSAMRYLRHKISCPVIEINEEQAVANSYLDVDAAPIEADRVIISVCRYEDKLAKFDGKWLLTEKSIFMDDTYMVMK comes from the coding sequence ATGCATAATAGTCTAATGGAAGTTGAACAACTGCTTTATCGTTGCTGCCATGCCGTGGACACAGGAAATGTTCCCGGCATTATGAGCGTATTTCATCCGGATGCGGTCTTGATTATAAACTGGGAGGAGAACGGCCGGCACGAAGGGTATGAAGAAATCAAGCAATGGTTTCTTAATTACACCCAGGTAATGAAATCCGCGATGAGGTACTTGCGCCATAAAATATCGTGTCCAGTGATAGAAATTAACGAAGAGCAGGCCGTCGCAAATTCCTATTTGGACGTGGATGCGGCGCCTATAGAAGCCGACCGGGTCATAATATCGGTTTGCAGATACGAGGACAAGCTCGCCAAATTTGACGGGAAGTGGCTTCTTACGGAAAAATCGATTTTTATGGACGACACGTATATGGTGATGAAATAA
- a CDS encoding glycerol dehydrogenase — MNSITLFPGRYIQGKGALHDLGAECARLGSKAFLIASPYSLEHYAKTILENAPEGLVIVQEQFKRECSDEEIQRLHELCAKNQCDLVVGLGGGKTLDAAKAAAHKAGVPVIMAPTIASTDAPCSSVCVIYTPEGVFSWVDYLPRNPDVVLVDTSIIAKAPARFLASGMGDALATWFEAESCRIKRAPNIAGAVGSMTAYALARLCWETIRDYGVSALSACEANVVTPALERVVEANTLLSGIGFESAGLAAAHAIHNGLTVVPGINRFYHGEKVAFGVLVSLFLTEKPPSLIDEIYGFCESIGLPTTLADLGMENASDQLLLDVAEKACTPEDSMHNEPFDISSAKIADMIKAADAWGLKRKNG; from the coding sequence ATGAACAGCATCACACTATTTCCGGGCCGCTATATTCAAGGCAAAGGAGCGTTGCATGATTTGGGCGCTGAATGCGCAAGATTGGGAAGCAAAGCCTTTTTAATCGCCTCGCCCTATTCTCTCGAACACTATGCCAAGACCATTTTGGAGAACGCCCCCGAAGGATTGGTAATCGTCCAGGAGCAATTCAAACGGGAGTGTTCGGACGAGGAAATCCAACGGCTGCATGAGTTGTGCGCGAAAAACCAGTGCGATTTGGTTGTGGGGCTTGGCGGAGGCAAAACCCTGGACGCGGCCAAGGCGGCGGCCCATAAGGCGGGCGTTCCGGTTATTATGGCGCCCACCATCGCTTCCACGGACGCCCCGTGCAGTTCGGTTTGCGTGATTTACACCCCGGAGGGCGTTTTTTCCTGGGTGGACTATCTGCCCCGCAATCCGGACGTGGTTCTTGTGGACACAAGCATTATTGCCAAGGCGCCCGCCCGCTTTTTGGCCTCCGGCATGGGCGACGCCCTGGCCACGTGGTTTGAAGCGGAATCCTGCCGCATAAAAAGAGCCCCCAATATCGCGGGCGCCGTGGGTTCCATGACAGCCTACGCCCTGGCCAGGCTTTGCTGGGAAACCATCCGTGATTACGGCGTTTCGGCTTTGTCCGCCTGCGAAGCCAACGTGGTTACGCCGGCCCTGGAGCGGGTGGTGGAGGCCAACACCCTGTTAAGCGGCATCGGCTTTGAAAGCGCAGGGCTCGCCGCGGCCCACGCCATTCATAACGGTTTGACTGTCGTCCCCGGAATCAACCGGTTTTATCACGGCGAGAAGGTCGCTTTCGGCGTGCTGGTTTCCCTGTTTCTGACTGAAAAGCCCCCTTCCCTGATTGATGAAATCTACGGATTTTGCGAATCCATAGGCCTGCCCACCACCCTGGCCGACCTGGGTATGGAAAACGCTTCGGACCAGCTTCTTCTGGATGTAGCGGAAAAGGCCTGCACCCCGGAAGACAGCATGCACAACGAGCCGTTTGACATTTCCTCCGCCAAGATTGCGGACATGATCAAGGCGGCGGACGCCTGGGGCCTTAAACGAAAAAATGGATAG